Proteins encoded by one window of Microplitis mediator isolate UGA2020A chromosome 1, iyMicMedi2.1, whole genome shotgun sequence:
- the LOC130667631 gene encoding carbonic anhydrase 7-like isoform X2: MFLLINIYALILTQSLISAKELDSKRQAGGFDYQNTDAWKDEYPSCGGNNQSPINLDFGKFREVVDPRKLEFHGYNNIPKKISIVNNGHSLELEGHWPYNKHPYISGGPLQSDYVFKQLHFHWGVNNNEGSEHTINGQSFPLEMHLVHYKKDYDSFKDALNHTDGISVVAVFFDIQDEGSEGIANVLKNATSLLRPNSHVNLEPFALSTFDGITSAPKYASYYGSLTTPPCSESVTWIIPVTVLDITAYQMKTFRCLNFNHKDYHNFRPTQNTNGRIIYLFKQPPS, from the exons atgtttcttttaataaacatttatgCGTTAATACTCACTCAATCACTTATAAGTGCAAAag AGCTGGACTCAAAGCGTCAAGCAGGAGGGTTTGATTACCAAAATACTGATGCGTGGAAAGATGAGTATCCATCGTGCGGTGGGAATAATCAATCACCTATCAATTTGGACTTTGGAAAATTTCGAGAAGTTGTTGATCCTCGAAAACTTGAATTTCATGGCTACAACaatataccaaaaaaaatttctatagtcAATAATGGACATTCAT TGGAATTAGAAGGTCATTGGCCATATAATAAGCATCCTTACATATCTGGAGGGCCACTTCAAAGTGATTATGTATTTAAACAATTACACTTTCATTGGGgtgttaataataatgaaggaAGTGAGCACACAATTAATGGTCAAAG TTTTCCACTGGAAATGCATTTAGTCCATTATAAAAAAGATTATGACTCTTTCAAAGATGCATTGAATCACACCGATGGAATTTCAGTTGTAGCAGTATTTTTtgat ATACAAGACGAGGGCTCAGAGGGCATAGccaatgttttaaaaaatgcgacCAGTCTTTTACGTCCGAATAGTCATGTGAATTTGGAACCATTTGCTCTTTCAACTTTTGATGGAATTACTTCTGCGCCTAAATATGCTAGTTATTATGGTTCCCTTACTACTCCACCTTGTAGTGAAAGTGTCACCTGGATAATTCCAGTCACTGTTTTGGATATTACCGCATATCag ATGAAAACATTCagatgtttaaattttaatcacaaAGATTACCATAATTTTCGGCCGACGCAAAACACAAATGGCCGCATTATATACTTATTTAAACAACCACCAAGCTGA
- the LOC130666484 gene encoding uncharacterized protein LOC130666484 gives MCPKGEESWCSYQRAEARGELDTYSHDYSPLPSDVLKAIKPIYEGLSNENLLSRCVGGFNQNNNESFNQLVWKICPKTVNTSFTVVQIAAYVAMCIFNEGINSVLVLMNTLGLNCGPNSHRYAERMDAARIKVADKRANDNTREGRLQRRHQQINILEAAMTAEELLYGPGIDDSV, from the exons atgtgtccaaaaggcgaagaatcttggtgctcttaccagcgcgctgaagcaagaggagagcttgatacctattctcacgattattctcccttaccttctgatgttttaaaagctatcaagcctatatacgaaggtcttagtaatgaaaatttactttcaagatgtgtaggtggattcaatcagaataataatgaaagctttaaccaactagtatggaaaatatgcccaaaaacggtaaatactagttttactgtcgtacaaatagctgcatacgttgctatgtgtatatttaatgagggtataaattcagtattagtcttgatgaatacactaggacttaattgtgggcctaattctcatcggtatgcagaaagaatggatgctgcacgtatcaaagtagcagataagcgcgctaatgataacacccgagaaggtcgattgcaacgtaggcaccagcaaatcaatattttggaagctgctatgacggctgaagagctattatatggtccaggaatagatgactcagt atga
- the LOC130667631 gene encoding carbonic anhydrase 7-like isoform X1 has translation MFLLINIYALILTQSLISAKGTIGELDSKRQAGGFDYQNTDAWKDEYPSCGGNNQSPINLDFGKFREVVDPRKLEFHGYNNIPKKISIVNNGHSLELEGHWPYNKHPYISGGPLQSDYVFKQLHFHWGVNNNEGSEHTINGQSFPLEMHLVHYKKDYDSFKDALNHTDGISVVAVFFDIQDEGSEGIANVLKNATSLLRPNSHVNLEPFALSTFDGITSAPKYASYYGSLTTPPCSESVTWIIPVTVLDITAYQMKTFRCLNFNHKDYHNFRPTQNTNGRIIYLFKQPPS, from the exons atgtttcttttaataaacatttatgCGTTAATACTCACTCAATCACTTATAAGTGCAAAaggtac CATTGGAGAGCTGGACTCAAAGCGTCAAGCAGGAGGGTTTGATTACCAAAATACTGATGCGTGGAAAGATGAGTATCCATCGTGCGGTGGGAATAATCAATCACCTATCAATTTGGACTTTGGAAAATTTCGAGAAGTTGTTGATCCTCGAAAACTTGAATTTCATGGCTACAACaatataccaaaaaaaatttctatagtcAATAATGGACATTCAT TGGAATTAGAAGGTCATTGGCCATATAATAAGCATCCTTACATATCTGGAGGGCCACTTCAAAGTGATTATGTATTTAAACAATTACACTTTCATTGGGgtgttaataataatgaaggaAGTGAGCACACAATTAATGGTCAAAG TTTTCCACTGGAAATGCATTTAGTCCATTATAAAAAAGATTATGACTCTTTCAAAGATGCATTGAATCACACCGATGGAATTTCAGTTGTAGCAGTATTTTTtgat ATACAAGACGAGGGCTCAGAGGGCATAGccaatgttttaaaaaatgcgacCAGTCTTTTACGTCCGAATAGTCATGTGAATTTGGAACCATTTGCTCTTTCAACTTTTGATGGAATTACTTCTGCGCCTAAATATGCTAGTTATTATGGTTCCCTTACTACTCCACCTTGTAGTGAAAGTGTCACCTGGATAATTCCAGTCACTGTTTTGGATATTACCGCATATCag ATGAAAACATTCagatgtttaaattttaatcacaaAGATTACCATAATTTTCGGCCGACGCAAAACACAAATGGCCGCATTATATACTTATTTAAACAACCACCAAGCTGA